One region of Populus trichocarpa isolate Nisqually-1 chromosome 4, P.trichocarpa_v4.1, whole genome shotgun sequence genomic DNA includes:
- the LOC18098115 gene encoding ferredoxin, root R-B2, protein MTTVTVSSQSLLKAAPQNQFTSTIVKRTSSLGSVKSVSKSFGLNCSANYKASMAVYKVKVITPEGEEHEFEAPDDTYILDAAENAGVELPYSCRAGACCTCAGKVASGSVDQSDGSFLDEDQMKDGYLLTCVSYPTSDCVIHTHKEGDLC, encoded by the coding sequence ATGACAACAGTTACCGTTTCTTCCCAAAGCCTGCTCAAAGCTGCACCCCAAAATCAGTTTACGAGCACCATTGTCAAGAGAACGTCCTCACTGGGATCAGTAAAGAGTGTCTCTAAGTCATTTGGCTTGAATTGCTCCGCCAACTACAAAGCATCAATGGCAGTATACAAGGTTAAAGTGATTACACCAGAAGGCGAAGAGCATGAATTTGAAGCTCCAGATGACACATACATCCTAGATGCAGCCGAGAATGCAGGAGTTGAGCTGCCTTATTCTTGCAGGGCTGGGGCTTGTTGTACCTGTGCTGGGAAGGTGGCATCAGGTTCTGTCGACCAGTCTGATGGTTCTTTCCTTGACGAGGATCAAATGAAGGACGGTTATCTTCTGACTTGCGTTTCCTACCCAACTTCAGATTGTGTGATTCACACTCACAAGGAAGGTGACCTTTGCTGA
- the LOC18098118 gene encoding putative disease resistance protein At4g19050 encodes MAAALCPALKRVSLKHMNNLMEWKVPEAAAGGMEVAFPCLEELEFNRCPKLKRIPTMRHFSSKLVRLTIRDCDALSHISGGVQALFPLLEELYIERCRELKSIPSMSHLSSKLLRLTIRHCDALSDMSGEFQASMTSFKYLTIEYCSNLASIPSLQNCTALKVLSISKCSKVVPIILELHSLRSVSIRSCEEACVRIRWPLSCANLEDLKIEHCRELIFDDDLHGGELLPSSCLQSLVIMRCEYLKSVPDGLERRLHSLVRLDISGCPNLSHIPEEFFRGLNQLEVLHIGGFSEELEAFPGMNSIHHLSGSLKELKIIGWKKLKCLPNQLQHLISLTKLKIYGFNGEEFAEALPHWLANLSSLQELTISECQNLKYLPSSTAMQRLSKLTLLNIRSCPHLDRNCLKGSGSERSTISHIPSSNIGVERNSSKNK; translated from the exons ATGGCTGCAGCTTTGTGTCCAGCTTTAAAAAGAGTGTCTCTAAAGCACATGAATAATCTAATGGAATGGAAAGTACCTGAAGCAGCAGCTGGTGGAATGGAAGTAGCATTTCCTTGCCTTGAAGAGTTGGAATTTAATAGGTGTCCGAAGTTGAAAAGAATTCCAACTATGAGGCATTTTTCATCAAAACTCGTAAGATTGACAATCAGAGACTGTGATGCATTGAGTCATATATCTGGTGGAGTACAGGCACTATTTCCTCTTCTCGAAGAGTTGTACATTGAACGTTGCAGGGAGTTGAAAAGCATCCCATCAATGAGCCATCTCTCATCAAAACTTTTAAGATTGACAATCAGACACTGTGATGCATTGAGTGATATGTCTGGCGAATTTCAAGCCTCTATGacatcttttaaatatttaaccATAGAGTATTGTTCCAATCTGGCATCCATTCCAAGCCTTCAAAACTGCACAGCTCTGAAGGTATTGTCTATTTCTAAGTGCTCTAAGGTGGTGCCTATTATTCTAGAATTGCATTCTCTTAGAAGTGTATCCATCCGTTCGTGTGAAGAAGCATGTGTTCGAATTAGGTGGCCACTATCCTGCGCAAATCTGGAGGATTTGAAAATAGAGCACTGCAGGGAGCTTATCTTTGATGATGATTTACATGGAGGAGAATTGTTGCCTTCTTCTTGTCTTCAATCACTAGTCATTATGCGTTGTGAATACTTGAAGTCTGTTCCTGATGGTTTAGAAAGAAGACTGCATTCTCTTGTTCGATTAGATATCAGTGGGTGTCCGAATTTAAGTCATATTCCGGAAGAATTCTTTCGCGGCCTCAACCAATTGGAGGTATTGCACATTGGTGGTTTCTCAGAGGAATTGGAGGCATTTCCTGGAATGAATTCAATCCACCACCTGAGTGGTTCCCTCAAAGAGCTAAAGATAATTGGATGGAAGAAACTGAAGTGTCTACCAAATCAACTTCAACACCTCATCTCCCTTACGAAATTAAAGATCTATGGTTTCAACGGAGAGGAATTTGCGGAAGCTTTGCCACATTGGTTAGCCaacctttcttctcttcaaGAGCTTACAATTTCGGAATGTCAGAATCTCAAGTATCTTCCAAGTTCAACTGCCATGCAACGCCTCTCCAAATTAACACTTCTGAACATTAGGAGTTGTCCGCATCTTGATCGAAATTGCTTAAAGGGCAGCGGGTCTGAGCGGTCCACGATTTCTCATATCCCAAGTAGCAATATAG GAGTAGAGCGCAACTCctccaaaaataaatag
- the LOC18098119 gene encoding 60S ribosomal protein L10a-2 isoform X1: protein MSYLAGDTIREAVTTIKNGVNDKPRKFVQTIELQIGLKNYDPQKDKRFSGSVKLPHIPRPKMKVCMLGDAQHVEEAESISLQWMDVEALKKLNKNKKLVKKLSKQYHAFLASESVIKQIPRLLGPGLNKAGKFPTLVTHQESLESKVNEIKATVKFQLKKVLCMGVAVGNCGMEDKQIFQNVQMSVNFLVSLLKKNWQNVKSLHLKSTMGTPVRLY from the exons ATGAGTTAT CTTGCGGGTGATACAATTCGTGAAGCTGTTACAACTATAAAAAATGGTGTGAACGATAAACCACGCAAATTCGTTCAGACTATTGAGCTACAGATTGGTTTGAAAAACTATGACCCCCAGAAGGACAAGAGGTTCAGTGGCTCTGTTAAGCTGCCACACATACCCCGCCCGAAAATGAAGGTCTGCATGCTTGGAGATGCTCAGCATGTGGAGGAG GCAGAGTCAATAAGCTTGCAATGGATGGATGTTGAAGCACTGAAGAAGctgaacaaaaacaagaaattggTGAAGAAGCTTTCAAAACAGTACCATGCCTTTTTGGCATCAGAGTCCGTCATCAAGCAGATTCCCCGTCTTTTAGGCCCTGGCCTCAACAAGGCAG GAAAGTTCCCAACCCTTGTGACTCATCAAGAGTCGCTAGAGTCTAAGGTCAACGAGATCAAGGCAACCGTCAAGTTTCAATTGAAGAAAGTGCTGTGCATGGGTGTTGCTGTTGGTAACTGCGGTATGGAGGACAAGCAGATCTTCCAGAATGTGCAGATGAGTGTCAATTTCCTTGTCTCACTTTTGAAGAAGAATTGGCAAAAT GTGAAGTCCCTGCACCTAAAGAGTACCATGGGAACACCAGTCCGCCTCTACTAA
- the LOC18098119 gene encoding 60S ribosomal protein L10a-2 isoform X2 — MSKLAGDTIREAVTTIKNGVNDKPRKFVQTIELQIGLKNYDPQKDKRFSGSVKLPHIPRPKMKVCMLGDAQHVEEAESISLQWMDVEALKKLNKNKKLVKKLSKQYHAFLASESVIKQIPRLLGPGLNKAGKFPTLVTHQESLESKVNEIKATVKFQLKKVLCMGVAVGNCGMEDKQIFQNVQMSVNFLVSLLKKNWQNVKSLHLKSTMGTPVRLY; from the exons ATGAGT AAGCTTGCGGGTGATACAATTCGTGAAGCTGTTACAACTATAAAAAATGGTGTGAACGATAAACCACGCAAATTCGTTCAGACTATTGAGCTACAGATTGGTTTGAAAAACTATGACCCCCAGAAGGACAAGAGGTTCAGTGGCTCTGTTAAGCTGCCACACATACCCCGCCCGAAAATGAAGGTCTGCATGCTTGGAGATGCTCAGCATGTGGAGGAG GCAGAGTCAATAAGCTTGCAATGGATGGATGTTGAAGCACTGAAGAAGctgaacaaaaacaagaaattggTGAAGAAGCTTTCAAAACAGTACCATGCCTTTTTGGCATCAGAGTCCGTCATCAAGCAGATTCCCCGTCTTTTAGGCCCTGGCCTCAACAAGGCAG GAAAGTTCCCAACCCTTGTGACTCATCAAGAGTCGCTAGAGTCTAAGGTCAACGAGATCAAGGCAACCGTCAAGTTTCAATTGAAGAAAGTGCTGTGCATGGGTGTTGCTGTTGGTAACTGCGGTATGGAGGACAAGCAGATCTTCCAGAATGTGCAGATGAGTGTCAATTTCCTTGTCTCACTTTTGAAGAAGAATTGGCAAAAT GTGAAGTCCCTGCACCTAAAGAGTACCATGGGAACACCAGTCCGCCTCTACTAA
- the LOC18098120 gene encoding 60S ribosomal protein L10a-2 — translation MSKLAGDTIREAVTTIKNGVNEKPRKFTQTIELQIGLKNYDPQKDKRFSGSVKLPHIPRPKMKVCMLGDAQHVEEAVSIGLQWMDVEALKKLNKNKKLVKKLSKQYHAFLASESVIKQIPRLLGPGLNKAGKFPTLVTHQESLESKVNEIKATVKFQLKKVLCMGVAVGNCDMEDKQIFQNVQMSVNFLVSLLKKNWQNVKSLHLKSTMGTPVRLY, via the exons ATGAG TAAGCTTGCGGGGGATACCATCAGAGAAGCTGTGACAACCATAAAGAATGGTGTGAATGAGAAGCCACGCAAGTTCACCCAGACCATTGAGCTTCAGATTGGCTTGAAAAATTATGACCCACAAAAGGATAAGCGGTTTAGTGGCTCTGTTAAGTTGCCCCACATTCCTCGTCCCAAAATGAAGGTTTGCATGCTTGGAGATGCTCAGCATGTGGAGGAG GCAGTGTCAATAGGCTTGCAATGGATGGATGTTGAAGCACTGAAGAAGctgaacaaaaacaagaaattggTCAAGAAGCTTTCAAAGCAGTATCATGCCTTTTTGGCCTCAGAGTCTGTCATCAAGCAGATTCCCCGTCTCTTGGGCCCTGGCCTCAACAAGGCAG GAAAGTTCCCAACCCTTGTGACTCACCAAGAGTCGCTAGAGTCAAAGGTTAATGAAATCAAGGCAACTGTGAAGTTTCAGTTGAAGAAAGTGTTGTGCATGGGTGTTGCTGTTGGTAACTGCGATATGGAGGACAAGCAGATCTTCCAGAATGTGCAGATGAGCGTCAATTTCCTTGTCTCACTTTTGAAGAAGAATTGGCAAAAT GTCAAGTCCCTGCACCTTAAGAGTACCATGGGAACTCCTGTCCGCCTTTACTAA
- the LOC18098121 gene encoding uncharacterized protein LOC18098121 isoform X2, producing MITKTTQISLQHKVRDVEMPCTIRSKQASVTCNLAPPLILLMASKMEGSHFSKSKKEEEPTIDIVKNDSHTTIISGGSTSQTLAFSGTDQATSSVPPQGAVHRDGGGGDGDREVLDKDCGRERLKRHREEVAGRVMIPDTWGQENLLKDWIDCSTFDELLAPKEISSAREALVAEERRKRSPRLSIAR from the exons ATGATAACTAAAACCACACAAATTTCTCTCCAGCATAAAGTCCGAGACGTAGAGATGCCATGCACCATACGAAGCAAGCAAGCCTCTGTGACGTGTAATCTTGCTCCCCCACTCATTCTTCT CATGGCTAGCAAGATGGAAGGCTCCCATTTCTCAAAAtccaagaaagaagaagaacccACCattgatatagttaaaaatgatAGCCACACAACTATTATTTCTGGTGGATCCACTAGCCAAACCCTTGCATTTTCCGGCACTGATCAAGCAACCAGCTCGGTGCCTCCTCAAGGAGCAGTACATCGTGACGGAGGTGGCGGTGATGGTGATCGTGAGGTGTTGGATAAAGATTGTGGACGTGAAAGATTAAAGAGGCATAGAGAAGAGGTGGCTGGTAGGGTCATGATACCAGATACATGGGGACAAGAGAATTTGCTCAAGGACTGGATTGATTGTTCCACCTTCGATGAGCTGTTAGCCCCAAAGGAAATCTCTTCAGCTCGTGAAGCACTTGTTGCTGAGGAACGCAGAAAAAGGTCTCCAAGATTGAGCATAGCAA GATGA
- the LOC18098121 gene encoding uncharacterized protein LOC18098121 isoform X1, which translates to MITKTTQISLQHKVRDVEMPCTIRSKQASVTCNLAPPLILLMASKMEGSHFSKSKKEEEPTIDIVKNDSHTTIISGGSTSQTLAFSGTDQATSSVPPQGAVHRDGGGGDGDREVLDKDCGRERLKRHREEVAGRVMIPDTWGQENLLKDWIDCSTFDELLAPKEISSAREALVAEERRKRSPRLSIASRC; encoded by the exons ATGATAACTAAAACCACACAAATTTCTCTCCAGCATAAAGTCCGAGACGTAGAGATGCCATGCACCATACGAAGCAAGCAAGCCTCTGTGACGTGTAATCTTGCTCCCCCACTCATTCTTCT CATGGCTAGCAAGATGGAAGGCTCCCATTTCTCAAAAtccaagaaagaagaagaacccACCattgatatagttaaaaatgatAGCCACACAACTATTATTTCTGGTGGATCCACTAGCCAAACCCTTGCATTTTCCGGCACTGATCAAGCAACCAGCTCGGTGCCTCCTCAAGGAGCAGTACATCGTGACGGAGGTGGCGGTGATGGTGATCGTGAGGTGTTGGATAAAGATTGTGGACGTGAAAGATTAAAGAGGCATAGAGAAGAGGTGGCTGGTAGGGTCATGATACCAGATACATGGGGACAAGAGAATTTGCTCAAGGACTGGATTGATTGTTCCACCTTCGATGAGCTGTTAGCCCCAAAGGAAATCTCTTCAGCTCGTGAAGCACTTGTTGCTGAGGAACGCAGAAAAAGGTCTCCAAGATTGAGCATAGCAAGTAGGTGTTGA
- the LOC18098121 gene encoding uncharacterized protein LOC18098121 isoform X3 codes for MASKMEGSHFSKSKKEEEPTIDIVKNDSHTTIISGGSTSQTLAFSGTDQATSSVPPQGAVHRDGGGGDGDREVLDKDCGRERLKRHREEVAGRVMIPDTWGQENLLKDWIDCSTFDELLAPKEISSAREALVAEERRKRSPRLSIASRC; via the coding sequence ATGGCTAGCAAGATGGAAGGCTCCCATTTCTCAAAAtccaagaaagaagaagaacccACCattgatatagttaaaaatgatAGCCACACAACTATTATTTCTGGTGGATCCACTAGCCAAACCCTTGCATTTTCCGGCACTGATCAAGCAACCAGCTCGGTGCCTCCTCAAGGAGCAGTACATCGTGACGGAGGTGGCGGTGATGGTGATCGTGAGGTGTTGGATAAAGATTGTGGACGTGAAAGATTAAAGAGGCATAGAGAAGAGGTGGCTGGTAGGGTCATGATACCAGATACATGGGGACAAGAGAATTTGCTCAAGGACTGGATTGATTGTTCCACCTTCGATGAGCTGTTAGCCCCAAAGGAAATCTCTTCAGCTCGTGAAGCACTTGTTGCTGAGGAACGCAGAAAAAGGTCTCCAAGATTGAGCATAGCAAGTAGGTGTTGA